Proteins from a single region of Festucalex cinctus isolate MCC-2025b chromosome 19, RoL_Fcin_1.0, whole genome shotgun sequence:
- the LOC144007545 gene encoding trypsin-like, translated as MSTTACCLLDIHAHTHQVTMKALILLALLGAAFAAEQDDKIVGGSECSRHSVPYQVSLNAGYHFCGGSLISSQWVVSAAHCYKSRIQVRLGEHNIAVNEGTEQWIDAAVLVKHPQYNSYNLDNDIMLIKLSRPAALNNYVRTVPLPSRCTFADESCLVSGWGNMAANGNNFPDRLQCLRQPIIDDRICQNAYPHLFTQNMLCSGFMQGGASSCQGDSGGPLVCNGELQGVVSWGYDCAMKGHPSVYARVCRYNSWISNVMRSY; from the exons ATGTCCACCACCGCCTGCTGCTTGTTGGacatccacgcacacacacatcaagTTACCATGAAGGCCTTAATTCTGCTGGCTTTGCTCGGAGCAGCAT TTGCCGCCGAGCAGGACGATAAGATTGTCGGGGGTTCCGAGTGCTCCCGTCACTCGGTCCCCTATCAGGTGTCGCTGAATGCCGGCTACCACTTCTGCGGTGGCTCCCTCATCTCCAGCCAGTGGGTGGTCTCCGCCGCCCATTGCTACAAATC TCGCATTCAGGTGCGTCTGGGCGAGCACAACATCGCTGTCAACGAGGGCACTGAGCAGTGGATCGACGCGGCCGTGCTTGTCAAGCACCCGCAGTACAACAGCTACAATCTGGACAACGACATCATGCTGATCAAGCTGAGCCGCCCGGCTGCCCTCAACAACTACGTTCGCACCGTGCCGCTGCCGTCGCGCTGCACCTTCGCCGATGAAAGCTGCTTGGTATCTGGCTGGGGAAATATGGCCGCCAACGGCA ACAACTTCCCCGACAGGCTTCAGTGTTTGAGGCAGCCCATCATTGACGACAGGATCTGCCAGAATGCTTACCCGCACCTCTTCACCCAGAACATGCTCTGCTCCGGCTTCATGCAGGGTGGTGCCAGCAGCTGCCAG GGAGACTCGGGCGGTCCTCTGGTGTGCAACGGTGAACTGCAGGGTGTGGTCTCCTGGGGTTACGACTGCGCCATGAAGGGACACCCCAGCGTGTACGCCCGTGTGTGTCGCTACAACAGCTGGATCAGCAACGTCATGAGGAGCTACTAA